The segment CTAGAATTCAAAACCCCAAAACCTGTATAAATTGAAATCGATATATCCATAACATATTTTCGAATCTCATAACTGTTTGAAGAACCGAAATCAGTATTACGACTATTTTTAACCCCTGGTACATATTATTGGAAGCAGCAGCTTTGATAATAAATGTTAAACAAATTGTGCTTGAAAATCATTATGCAAACGATCGAGATACTTTTTACGGCATTCCATATCGTCGGCTGGTCTATTATAAGGCAACCAAACAGGTTCTCCGACGAAGTAACGTTTTGCTTTtatataattctaaaaaatgaaaattaatagtaattaatgataaataaaatttaatgtttGACTCGATCGTACGATAAATACTTACATTAATGTCCAGAGTAAATCTATGATATATTCCGCTAGGAATAATTATCAAATCACCAGTCGTAACTTCGATGCGTACCCATTGATCGTTTTTATCTCGAACATCAAAATATCCTGATCCATCTAAAACTAATCTTATTTCTTCATCTGTATGAAGATGTTCggtaaaaaaattcttcaactGAAATATTTAAGATAACGTTTTATTCATATTTCAAATATGTCGCAGATACGTTTTAAACGAATTTTACCTACTTTTTCTTCATAATTAGGAAGACAGTCTTTGGAACA is part of the Colletes latitarsis isolate SP2378_abdomen chromosome 10, iyColLati1, whole genome shotgun sequence genome and harbors:
- the Adi1 gene encoding acireductone dioxygenase 1; amino-acid sequence: MVRAWYMDNSDTDQRLQHHKKPPEFLSLEDLFKRTGVEYFKINCKNYENDDTLKELKTKRGYTYEDEIECSKDCLPNYEEKLKNFFTEHLHTDEEIRLVLDGSGYFDVRDKNDQWVRIEVTTGDLIIIPSGIYHRFTLDINNYIKAKRYFVGEPVWLPYNRPADDMECRKKYLDRLHNDFQAQFV